The Pan paniscus chromosome 1, NHGRI_mPanPan1-v2.0_pri, whole genome shotgun sequence genome has a segment encoding these proteins:
- the LOC134728965 gene encoding heterogeneous nuclear ribonucleoprotein C-like 2, with the protein MASNVTNKMDPHSMNSRVFTGNLNTLVVKKSDVEAIFSKYGKIAGCSVHKGFAFVQYDKEKNARAAVAGEDGRMIASQVVDINLAEEPKVNRGNAGVNRSAAEMYGSSFDLDYGFQRHYYDGMYSFPARVPPPPPIALTVVPSKRQRVSGNTSRRGKSGFNSKSGKRGSSKSGKLKGDDLQAIKQELTQIKQKVDSLLENLEKIEKEQSKQEVEVKNAKSEEEQSSSSMKNDETHVKMESEGGAEDSAEEGDPLDDDDNEDQGDNQLELIKNNEKEAEEGEDNRDSTNGQDDS; encoded by the coding sequence ATGGCCAGCAACGTTACCAACAAGATGGATCCTCACTCCATGAACTCCCGTGTGTTCACTGGGAATCTCAACACTCTTGTTGTCAAGAAATCGGATGTGGAGGCGATCTTTTCCAAGTATGGCAAAATTGCGGGCTGCTCTGTTCATAAGGGCTTTGCCTTCGTTCAATATGATAAGGAGAAAAATGCCCGGGCTGCTGTAGCAGGAGAGGATGGCAGAATGATTGCTAGCCAAGTTGTAGATATTAACCTGGCTGAAGAGCCAAAAGTGAACCGAGGAAACGCAGGTGTGAACCGATCAGCAGCGGAGATGTACGGCTCCTCTTTTGACTTGGACTATGGCTTTCAACGGCATTATTATGATGGGATGTACAGTTTCCCAGCACGtgtacctcctcctcctcccattgCTCTGACTGTAGTGCCCTCGAAACGTCAGCGTGTATCAGGAAACACCTCACGAAGGGGCAAAAGTGGCTTCAATTCTAAGAGTGGAAAGCGGGGATCTTCCAAGTCTGGAAAGCTGAAAGGAGATGACCTTCAGGCCATTAAGCAGGAGTTGACCCAGATAAAACAGAAAGTGGATTCTCTCCTGGAAAACctggaaaaaattgaaaaggaacagAGCAAACAAGAGGTAGAGGTGAAAAATGCTAAGTCAGAAGAGGAGCAGAGCAGTAGCTCCATGAAGAACGATGAGACTCATGTGAAGATGGAGTCTGAGGGGGGTGCAGAAGACTCTGCTGAGGAGGGGGACCCActggatgatgatgataatgaagatCAGGGGGACAACCAGCTAGAGTTGATCAAGAATAATGaaaaagaggctgaggaaggagaggataaCAGAGACAGCACCAATGGCCAGGATGACTCTTAA